The Mya arenaria isolate MELC-2E11 chromosome 16, ASM2691426v1 genome includes a window with the following:
- the LOC128222438 gene encoding QRFP-like peptide receptor isoform X1, giving the protein MHLMTNFKMNASQGSSPAYSSGLITSYNASHYYYSGDYNTFDTSLYLSNLDVDLYLDLSPLNVALIVLYGFIFLSGLFGNIIVIISIIRFKSLRTLTNYFLLNLTIGDILVIIVCIPLTLGSTIYKKWVYGEVLCKLFPFLQGTAVSVSVLSLLFITGSRYVAIYRPLVSKLVFSKRNVRIMIFFIWCVSFSAMLPLLVVNKVRHEIELEIFESIICEEKWNRLDDKFIFTVFIFIILFVCPFILMTICYIVIGYTLWYSRKCLVDESSCQKNKNQIILRQRRRTVKMLVCILVTFGICWLPYYAVNFWIDANIGDASKTEMMSAVYTYMFPLVVLLGLSNSAVNPVFYYILCRGFRRSFNTILCSGLLKRGEQLLRQSMKGKHTISESVDTAQL; this is encoded by the coding sequence GACGAACTTCAAGATGAATGCTAGTCAGGGATCATCTCCGGCTTACTCTAGCGGATTAATAACATCATACAATGCGTCACATTACTACTATAGTGGGGACTACAATACTTTCGATACATCGCTTTATCTGTCAAATTTAGATGTTGATTTATACCTAGACCTGAGTCCACTGAACGTCGCGTTGATCGTTTTGTACGGATTTATATTCCTGAGCGGATTATTCGGAAACATAATTGTGATCATTTCGATCATTCGCTTCAAAAGTCTGAGGACATTGACAAACTATTTTCTGCTGAATTTAACAATTGGAGATATTTTAGTCATCATCGTGTGCATTCCCCTAACGTTGGGTTCGACAATTTACAAGAAGTGGGTTTATGGTGAAGTGTTGTGCAAATTATTTCCCTTTCTACAAGGGACTGCCGTATCAGTGTCAGTTCTCTCCCTTTTGTTTATAACCGGAAGCAGATATGTTGCTATTTATAGACCGCTTGTGTCGAAACTAGTATTTTCGAAACGAAATGTTcggataatgatatttttcatttggtGTGTTTCTTTTTCTGCTATGCTACCTTTGTTGGTAGTTAATAAAGTACGACATGAAATCgaacttgaaatatttgaaagcaTTATTTGCGAAGAAAAGTGGAACAGGTTAGACGATAAATTCATATtcactgtgtttatatttataatcttgTTTGTTTGTCCATTTATTCTTATGACAATTTGCTATATTGTTATTGGATATACGCTTTGGTACTCAAGAAAATGTTTGGTGGATGAAAGTTCATGTCAAAAAAACAAGAATCAAATCATCTTACGACAAAGACGACGGACTGTTAAAATGCTCGTTTGCATTTTAGTTACATTTGGCATATGTTGGCTACCATACTACGCTGTAAATTTCTGGATAGATGCCAATATCGGCGATGCATCCAAAACGGAAATGATGTCAGCGgtgtatacatacatgtttccTCTTGTAGTCTTATTGGGACTATCCAACTCAGCAGTGAATCCGGTGTTTTATTACATACTGTGTCGTGGATTTAGGCGAAGCTTCAATACAATATTGTGCAGTGGCTTGCTCAAACGAGGGGAACAGCTGTTGAGACAATCGATGAAAGGAAAACACACAATCAGTGAAAGTGTCGATACAGCCCAGCTTTAG
- the LOC128222438 gene encoding QRFP-like peptide receptor isoform X2 encodes MNASQGSSPAYSSGLITSYNASHYYYSGDYNTFDTSLYLSNLDVDLYLDLSPLNVALIVLYGFIFLSGLFGNIIVIISIIRFKSLRTLTNYFLLNLTIGDILVIIVCIPLTLGSTIYKKWVYGEVLCKLFPFLQGTAVSVSVLSLLFITGSRYVAIYRPLVSKLVFSKRNVRIMIFFIWCVSFSAMLPLLVVNKVRHEIELEIFESIICEEKWNRLDDKFIFTVFIFIILFVCPFILMTICYIVIGYTLWYSRKCLVDESSCQKNKNQIILRQRRRTVKMLVCILVTFGICWLPYYAVNFWIDANIGDASKTEMMSAVYTYMFPLVVLLGLSNSAVNPVFYYILCRGFRRSFNTILCSGLLKRGEQLLRQSMKGKHTISESVDTAQL; translated from the coding sequence ATGAATGCTAGTCAGGGATCATCTCCGGCTTACTCTAGCGGATTAATAACATCATACAATGCGTCACATTACTACTATAGTGGGGACTACAATACTTTCGATACATCGCTTTATCTGTCAAATTTAGATGTTGATTTATACCTAGACCTGAGTCCACTGAACGTCGCGTTGATCGTTTTGTACGGATTTATATTCCTGAGCGGATTATTCGGAAACATAATTGTGATCATTTCGATCATTCGCTTCAAAAGTCTGAGGACATTGACAAACTATTTTCTGCTGAATTTAACAATTGGAGATATTTTAGTCATCATCGTGTGCATTCCCCTAACGTTGGGTTCGACAATTTACAAGAAGTGGGTTTATGGTGAAGTGTTGTGCAAATTATTTCCCTTTCTACAAGGGACTGCCGTATCAGTGTCAGTTCTCTCCCTTTTGTTTATAACCGGAAGCAGATATGTTGCTATTTATAGACCGCTTGTGTCGAAACTAGTATTTTCGAAACGAAATGTTcggataatgatatttttcatttggtGTGTTTCTTTTTCTGCTATGCTACCTTTGTTGGTAGTTAATAAAGTACGACATGAAATCgaacttgaaatatttgaaagcaTTATTTGCGAAGAAAAGTGGAACAGGTTAGACGATAAATTCATATtcactgtgtttatatttataatcttgTTTGTTTGTCCATTTATTCTTATGACAATTTGCTATATTGTTATTGGATATACGCTTTGGTACTCAAGAAAATGTTTGGTGGATGAAAGTTCATGTCAAAAAAACAAGAATCAAATCATCTTACGACAAAGACGACGGACTGTTAAAATGCTCGTTTGCATTTTAGTTACATTTGGCATATGTTGGCTACCATACTACGCTGTAAATTTCTGGATAGATGCCAATATCGGCGATGCATCCAAAACGGAAATGATGTCAGCGgtgtatacatacatgtttccTCTTGTAGTCTTATTGGGACTATCCAACTCAGCAGTGAATCCGGTGTTTTATTACATACTGTGTCGTGGATTTAGGCGAAGCTTCAATACAATATTGTGCAGTGGCTTGCTCAAACGAGGGGAACAGCTGTTGAGACAATCGATGAAAGGAAAACACACAATCAGTGAAAGTGTCGATACAGCCCAGCTTTAG